A single genomic interval of Leptospira terpstrae serovar Hualin str. LT 11-33 = ATCC 700639 harbors:
- a CDS encoding GDSL-type esterase/lipase family protein, which translates to MKQNIKKILFACLLVIYSNLTSLTAQSLQPILIRPFGDSITYGVGFSDWGNCYVSQINQQLCMPPALAGGGYRGWLTLLATQGLGLYFTTEGYQSGGSYNLQWITNTQTHDGYPGYRTDQLMQISTFASFSNFILLHAGTNDILQNKSYETAANNLFIIINNILAANTNTTVVVAKIIQISSINQQFSNLNSQIQLYNSLIDSKYNALPPIIKARVRVVNMFNLLNDQNDYSPDGIHPNAFGYFKMACNWMAGINNSNPSGPCTGLNFEKLKIQMNSKGFGDNDYKSPKDKIEKLIKGEL; encoded by the coding sequence ATGAAACAAAATATTAAGAAAATCCTATTTGCCTGTCTGCTAGTCATCTATTCCAACTTAACTAGTTTAACTGCACAATCGTTACAGCCCATTCTTATTCGACCTTTCGGTGATTCTATCACTTATGGTGTTGGTTTTTCTGATTGGGGTAATTGTTACGTTTCACAAATTAACCAACAACTTTGTATGCCTCCTGCATTGGCTGGAGGTGGATATAGAGGATGGTTGACTTTACTTGCTACTCAAGGTTTAGGATTATATTTTACTACTGAAGGTTACCAAAGCGGTGGATCCTATAATTTACAATGGATAACTAATACTCAAACTCATGATGGTTATCCAGGTTATCGAACAGACCAGCTAATGCAAATCTCAACCTTCGCTAGTTTTTCCAACTTTATATTATTACATGCTGGTACAAATGACATTCTACAAAATAAATCTTACGAAACCGCTGCTAATAACCTATTTATTATTATTAATAATATTCTAGCAGCAAATACAAATACGACTGTCGTTGTTGCTAAAATAATTCAAATTTCCTCCATTAATCAACAGTTTTCAAATCTAAATTCCCAAATACAATTATACAATAGTCTTATTGATAGTAAATATAACGCTCTACCACCAATTATAAAAGCTAGAGTCAGGGTAGTAAATATGTTTAATCTCTTAAATGATCAAAATGATTACTCACCTGATGGTATTCATCCAAATGCTTTCGGTTATTTCAAAATGGCATGTAATTGGATGGCGGGAATAAATAATTCAAATCCTTCTGGACCATGTACTGGATTAAATTTCGAAAAATTAAAAATACAAATGAATTCTAAAGGTTTTGGTGACAATGATTATAAATCGCCAAAAGATAAAATAGAAAAACTAATAAAAGGGGAACTGTAG